From one Ctenopharyngodon idella isolate HZGC_01 chromosome 15, HZGC01, whole genome shotgun sequence genomic stretch:
- the gal3st2 gene encoding galactose-3-O-sulfotransferase 2: protein MLPPQRISCRERRAFHWRTASPWTTCVRVTCFSRLRFMWFALMVLTVLCVALQMLGVVRQARSSKVLKLVSKQLIRMPAEIHRPMKRKDWENLENLSALSTAIVEEPVDQHSFIQRRDESENPHSEEEREQVLEVARKKFTSTTKTVPPMEANKLFLDQKVAKLFPHQPQKPVITKNNHEIQKPPQSDDNTDKYTVKSQAVTCQPKNHIVFLKTHKTASSTILNILYRYGDSHNMTFALPLNMHSQLFYPAFFAAHFVEGVRTQSVKEFHILCNHMRFSSQEVRKLMPKDTFYFSILRNPVAMMESLFVYYKAIPAFRAVKSLEEFLIQGGRSYNASVPNNHYARNILTFDFGLDNTAPENDTELDRRSAEVIAAVERDFPLILISEYFDESLVLLKHALCWSLDDVSSFRLNSRSERSRRPLSAETTEQVKQWNSLDWRLYQHFNVTFWKRIDSTLGQTKLQQEVELLRAKRMKLEQMCLQEGGAVDPAQVQDSSLKPFQYGAAVIQGYNLRLGLNNDTRQLCQRLITPELQYTSALYTKQFPQLAAARAAAAKRIAASRNIATHRAVKRNIETNAHIAVTNNTSHNNTNITIADKHSLNILANSVVHSERQNNFDVHSVTKQYKNKEIKRNSDKHITQKHFINSKVPQESALL from the exons ATGCTCCCTCCTCAGAGAATCTCGTGCCGAGAGCGGAGAGCATTTCACTGGCGGACCGCCTCACCATGGACCAC gtGTGTGAGAGTCACGTGTTTCAGTCGGCTGCGGTTTATGTGGTTCGCTCTGATGGTCCTGACTGTCCTCTGTGTGGCTCTGCAGATGCTGGGAGTGGTCCGACAAGCCAG gagCTCCAAGGTTTTGAAACTTGTGAGTAAACAGCTGATCAGAATGCCTGCAGAGATCCATAGACCCATGAAACGCAAAGACTGGGAAAACCTAGAAAACCTTTCGGCTCTCTCAACAGCCATCGTTGAGGAGCCAGTCGACCAGCATTCTTTCATACAGAGAAGAGACGAAAGCGAAAACCCTCATTCAGAAGAGGAACGGGAGCAAGTCTTGGaggttgcaagaaaaaagtttaCTAGCACTACCAAAACAGTTCCACCAATGGAGGCGAACAAACTCTTCCTTGACCAAAAAGTGGCTAAACTATTTCCGCATCAGCCGCAGAAGCCAGTTATCACCAAAAATAACCATGAAATTCAAAAACCACCACAGTCTGATGACAATACtgataaatatacagtaaaatcacAAGCTGTCACGTGTCAACCCAAAAACCACATTGTCTTCCTCAAGACACACAAGACTGCCAGCAGCACCATATTGAACATTCTCTATCGTTATGGGGACAGCCATAACATGACCTTTGCCTTGCCGCTGAACATGcacagccagttattttaccCAGCATTCTTTGCAGCACACTTTGTGGAGGGTGTTAGGACTCAAAGCGTGAAAGAGTTCCACATCCTGTGCAATCATATGAGATTCAGTTCACAAGAG GTGAGGAAGTTGATGCCTAAGGACACATTCTACTTCTCCATTCTTCGGAATCCGGTTGCGATGATGGAATCCCTGTTTGTTTACTACAAAGCGATCCCAGCATTCCGTGCTGTAAAAAGCCTTGAGGAGTTCCTGATCCAGGGTGGGCGGAGCTACAATGCTTCTGTGCCTAATAACCACTATGCACGTAACATTTTGACCTTTGACTTTGGTCTGGATAATACAGCACCTGAGAACGACACAGAGCTAGACAGACGTAGCGCCGAGGTCATTGCTGCCGTGGAACGCGACTTTCCGCTGATCCTCATCTCAGAGTATTTTGATGAATCACTGGTGCTTCTAAAACACGCCCTCTGCTGGTCACTGGATGATGTTTCATCTTTCCGCCTCAACAGTCGCAGTGAACGCTCTCGCAGACCCTTAAGTGCAGAGACCACAGAGCAGGTAAAACAGTGGAATTCACTAGACTGGCGATTGTACCAGCACTTTAATGTCACTTTCTGGAAGCGCATAGACTCTACACTCGGACAGACGAAGCTCCAACAGGAAGTAGAGCTTCTGAGGGCAAAGAGGATGAAGCTTGAGCAAATGTGTTTACAGGAAGGAGGGGCAGTAGATCCTGCGCAGGTCCAGGATTCATCATTAAAGCCGTTTCAGTATGGTGCAGCAGTTATTCAAGGTTATAACCTCCGACTGGGGTTAAATAATGATACTCGTCAGCTTTGTCAGAGGTTGATTACACCTGAACTGCAGTACACGTCAGCCTTGTACACCAAACAGTTCCCTCAGCTGGCGGCCGCACGTGCCGCTGCTGCAAAAAGGATTGCAGCCTCCAGAAACATTGCAACGCACAGAGCTGTTAAGCGCAATATTGAAACAAATGCGCACATAGCAGTGACAAACAATACCTCACACAACAATACAAATATAACCATTGCGGATAAACATAGCTTAAACATTTTAGCTAATTCTGTTGTTCATAGTGAGAGACAAAACAATTTTGATGTACACAGTGTAACAAAACAGTATaagaataaagaaataaaacgaAACTCAGATAAACATatcacacaaaaacactttataAACTCAAAGGTACCACAAGAATCTGCTTTGTTGTGA